The Curtobacterium sp. MCSS17_015 genomic sequence CAGACCAGGCGTCCGGTAGCCGATCCCCTACCGGTCAGAGCCACGCGGGCCCGGTCGTGTTCGTTGCGCCACAGGCGATCGAGCCGCGAAGCGCTCAAGCACGTACCCGGACATGCGCGTCGCGTGACAGCTATTGACCCTGACTTGGATTGGTAGAATCAGGAGTCGGTCCCGGGTAGCCAGGAACGTCTTCTAGTCGTTCGGGTGCTCCCGCGACCTTCGGTATTCGCGCGTACCAGCGGCGAGTGGTCGCTGTGAGGCGCTCCGCGAGTTGGGGCTCATGACCAGCGTAGTCAATGAAGCGGAAGACGCCATATTGCGTGACCTTGTTCGCGAGCACGAGTATTGCGGACATCGCGTCGGCGTCGGGGAAGGAGAATCTCTGGCCGTCGAGCTCGACCGAGACCCGTAACTCCACGGATGGCCACATCTTCCCGTGTGCAGAGCCGGCAGATGCACGCCAAAGGCGCTCTACCCGTGCTGGGTCGCCTAGGTCTGTCATAGGTGCTTTGCTTCGCACCTCGTCAGCCGCGGCCGTGACGAGAGTCAGATAGCTCGGGTCACTGGTCTTGACGCCGTGCGCTTCAAGGATCTTGAGCAGGTCGAGCCTCTGCTGCTTGAGGTCCGCCTTGCGCTGCGGCTCCACTTCGGCCTTCCGTTGTTCCTCCCAGTCCGCGAGCACGAGCGACAGGTGACGCCGCAGCAATTCGCTCGGATCACGCGACGCCATCACCCAAACGGCTTGAGATGCAGATTCGAGCGCCGCACGGGCGAGCGTCTGCGCCGGCCGTGCCTCATGGTGCACGACCGCGTCGGGCCGAAAAGTCAGCGGTGCGACGTGGTCCGCCCACAGCCCAAGGTGTTCGAGAGCAGACGAGAGGTAGGAGCGACACCATATCTCGCACGACTCAGGTAGGTCGTCATCGATGGTCCTGAACGGCGACCCCGCAACAGCCGCTGGGGTTTCGGTCAGTAGGTCCCGCAAGACCCGAGCAGACTGCGCCACTTCCACCCACGGACGCGCCTGTTCTCGATCAACCGCGATCCTGCCAGTACCACCGTCACCGTTCACAGACTGACCTTAGCGCGATGCGCCCCGAATCGTTCCGTCTCTTTTGCGCGATATGTCGCTCGAGTAGGCGTTTTCGCCGCATCTTGTGGCCGAGTCGAGTCTCGCAAGCCGGTCGGCTAACGGGACGCGATCACGACACAGACCGAAGTCAGAACGACGACATAGAGCGAAGCTCCTCAAACACCCAGCGCTACAAGCAGCACGGCGAGTTCCTAGGCGCCCTCAACCGCAATGTCGGGACAGGCGTCGGCGTCGGTGCTGGAGAGCACCGCTCGGACAAGTTTCAAAGCTATAACTTCATCGACCAGCTTTCCAAGCTTTCGGACGTTTCCGACGCGGCCCGCCCTCTCAATCAGCTCTTCGCTGATGGCGTCCGCGCTCAACAGCGCGCCGTCCTCCGAGGTGAGGCGCGTGAAACGGTCATCGACGAGGCGACGAATCACCAGCGCGATTTCATCGCGGGACAGCGCTGCGAATCGAATGAGAGCGTCGAACCGAGAGTAGAGCGCTTCCCCGAGGGCGTTCCGGATGTCACCTTCTGATTCGTAATTCGAGGTACAGATGATGAGGGCCGGCCCGAGCCGGACCCGATAGTTCTTGTCCTCGAATACGCCCTCGTCGAACACCTCGTAGAACGCGCTATGGAAAACGGACGCCGCTTTATCGAACTCGTCGAGAAGAATAACGCCGGAGGATCGGTCAAGCAGGTCGCGCGCGAACGATCCTTCCGAGTGCGCCCCGCCGAAAACGTAAGAGGCGAACTTCTCGCTGTGAAACATTGAAAATTGCTTGCGGAGCAGCGTTCCGCCGATCAAGTCGTTCACAAATTGTGCGGTCTCGGTCTTTCCCACACCCGATGGTCCGTAGAACATCAGCACCACCGGCTTCGAGCGCCGTGGTGTCGTCAAGGGGTACAGCGCGGCGAGCATCCGCTCACGCACCGCGGCTTGGCCGACTAGGCGGCCGCCAAAACCGTCGCGGAACATCCGCAGGGCGTCACGCTTTAGAACCGGGTACTCGAAACGCAGGATTTCGGTCGGGAAGGCGCGCTTGAGCTGCGCGTGAACGAGTTCAGGAGGGTTGTGCAGCACGAGGCGCTTGGGATCTATCTCCCGCACGAGCCCGACAAAATTGGTGATTGCGTGCTCAGATACGCTTGCGTAATCCCCCGTCATCGCGATCAACCGTTTCACGCGTGGAGCTACTTCCTCCTCAACGCTTCGCTCTTGCCCGTCGATCGTGTGCCGGTGACGCCGCATCGCCGCGTCGCGCTCATTCAGCGCGTCAAGGAGGTACGTCCGTGCACCCTTACCCAGTACTTCCTCGAACCAGGACGGAGGGCCGTAGCAGATCGTGACCTTCGTCTTAGCCGGCATGTTCGACCCCGGCCAGAACGACGTCGTACACATCGAGGACATCTCGCACGGGGGGTCTCGGGCCGTCCACGACATCCAGTCCTGTTACTTCCTCCGACCCTCTTCCGTCAGGATTCATTTCCGCGGTCATCGTCAAGCTTTCTTCGGACGCCTGTCCGACATGAATACCGTGGAAGACAAGGTTCATTCGCCCCAGGTCTGCAAGGCCGTAATTGTTTCGAAATGCCTGAATATTGAATCTAAGTATGCTTTTTAGGCCGTCGTTGCCCTTACCAAGCAGCTCGTAATAGCCCTTCGCCGACATCAGCGCGCTGTCGATCTCGGCCAAGTTCACGGGCAGTTCGTCGATTTTAAGCATCGCGAGGTACGGTGTGAACATTTTCATGTAGGCCGCCGATTCACTCGGCGCCGACACGCGCATTTCCGCTAGACGCTTGACTCCGCCGAGCTCATCCAGTTTGCGGAGGTAATCAGTGAGAATTGTGTTGGAGAGAGTTTTATTCAGGATATTGCGCCCAAGAGCCGAAGCGCTTGCCGCGGCCCCGACTTGGGCCGAGGCCCCAAAGAAGGGCAGCCAGTTGAACCTCGCTGCGGCCTTGGTGCTAGCTTCGGCCTCGACTTCGGCCATCCGCTCTCTTGTCTGCTCTTTCGACGCGATCTCTTTGCCACCCGCGGCGATATCGAGCAAATCGGAAGCGGACTCCTCATCGAAGTAGACGACCTTGACCAGCATCATGCTCGCTTCCCTTGGGGACCAAGTTGTTCTGTGCTCATGATCGCACCCTTCCCGCAACAGTCCGTTCGCGTCCGGCTGCGGAGGGGCGCCGTTGTATCCTTGAGGTTGTAGTACCTCCGATTCGCCGCGGCGAGGACGTTCCCCTTGGAAGTCGGCTAGCACTAGTGCCTCCCGGCGACGACTCCACGGGGTCAAGCAGTCGTTGTCCTAACGAGCACACAGCGAGATCGAAGATCACAGCCTCGATAGCCGGTCCTGAAGGGGACCCCCGGGTGCTTACAGGCAGCCCCGGACTTCTACAGCCCTGCTCCAGGCCCCACCCCGTCTCACATAGGTAATCCGCGAACTAACTCAGTTCACGCACGTCATACGGACACGTCGCGACGTTCGAACACGTAGCCAACCCCTGGTCAACGTGACCCGTCCGTGTTGCCAAACAACGTGTCCATGTCCGTATTTCAGACACGTTGAGTGGCAGTCGGACAAGTTAGCTGGCGGACGACAACAACTCACCTACTGCGGCATGTCCACGAACCGCGAGAACATCCCGTGGAACGCAACGGTGATCGTGTCCGTCGGCCCGTTGCGGTGCTTCGCCACGATGAGGTCGGCTTCACCCTGCCGCGGGTTGTCCTTCTCGTACGCCGACTCACGGTGCAGCAGGATGACCATGTCGGCGTCCTGCTCGATCGACCCGGATTCACGCAGGTCGGAGATCATCGGCTTCTTGTCCGCACGCTGCTCGGGTCCACGGTTCAGCTGCGACAGCGCGATGACGGGCACCTGCAGCTCCTTCGCCATGAGCTTGAGCGCGCGGGAGAACTCCGAGACCTCTTGCTGGCGGCTCTCGACGCGCTTGCCCGAGGTCATCAGCTGCAGGTAGTCGATGACGACGAGCTTCAGGTTGTGCTGCTGCTTGAGGCGCCGGCACTTGGCACGGATCTCGACGAGGGTCATGTTGGGGGAGTCGTCGATGAAGAACGGGGCGTCGTTGATGCGCCCGCGGGTCTGCGCGATGGTGGTCCAGTCGCGGGTGTCGACGGTTCCCTTGCGCATGTTCTGGAGCGGCACGCTCGACTCGGCGGAGAGCAGACGCATGGCGATCTCGGCGCGACCCATCTCGAGCGAGAAGAACGCGGCCGTCTGGTTGTGCTTCAGTGCGGCGGCACGGCACAGGTCGAGGGCGAGCGTCGACTTGCCGAGTGCGGGTCGGGCGGCGACGATGATGAGCTGCCCGGGGTGGAAGCCGTTGGTCAGTCCGTCGAGCTGCGCGAACCCGGTGGGGACGCCGGTCATCTGCCCGTCGCGGCCCTTCGCGGCCTCGATCTCGTCGATCGCGGTGCCGATGGCCTCGGTCAGGGGGACGTAGTCCTCGGTCTGCACACCGCCGGCGACGTTGTAGACCTCGGCCTGCGCGCTGTTGACGAGGTCGGTGACCTCGCCCTCGCTGGCGTAGCCCATCTGCACGATGCGGGTACCGGCCTCGACCAGGCGGCGGAGGACGGCCTTCTCGGCGACGATGGCCGCGTAGTACCCGGCGTTCGCCGCGGTCGGCACCATGCTCGTCAGGCTGTGCAGGTACTCGGCACCGCCACCGCGGGACAACAGGCCCGTCTTCGTCAGCTCGTCGGTGACCGCGATCACGTCAGTCGGCTCGCCGTGCGAGTACAGCGACAGGATCGCGTCGAAGATCACTTCGTGCTTCGGGATGTAGAAGTCGACACCGCGAGCGGTTTCGATCACGTCGGCGACGGCGTCCTTCGAGAGCATCATGCCGCCGATGGTCGACTGCTCCGCGAGCATGTCGTGCGGGGGAGTCCGATCGGTGTTCCGCTCGGCGTACTCCTGCGGGGCCGGCTCCAGATGCGCGATCGACACACGTGCTCCTCAGTGTTCGTGACGGTGCTGGTGGACGGCCCGTTCACCGTTCCTCACCGAGCAGTTCTACCCCGGGCGACCGACATCACCGAGTCGCTGGGCCAAGCTACGGGTACACAGTTATCCCCAGCAACAGTCCCTGTGGACAACTCTGTGGAGAGGTTGCGGAACACGCCGGACTCCTGTGTGGAGGGTTGTGCACTCCGCTGGGGATAAGTCGGTCGGAGAACACACTTTCGACTTTTGACCGGGGGTTTTGCGTTCCACACCGTGTGTGGAGAACTCGGCTTCAAGTGGGAGTCGAAGGTTCCCCTCGAAGGCTGCCACTGTGCAGAACCGACTTGACAAACGCCCTCGGCGTCCCAAGCTACTCGGCTGGCTCCCAGGCAGGCAGATCGGGGCAGGGCGTAACCGGCCAGTCGTGTTTCGGGTGCCGAACCTGCTCGTCCGACCCCGGCCTCCAGGACGCCCTCGTCGCCCGCCGACACGCCGTCGCCGTCGTCGGAGACCGCTTCCACCGGCGCGTCGCTCGGTTCCGGTCCCGACCCCACGCCCAGCGTCCCGGCCCGCATCGCCGGCGTCACCATCGGCACCTGCACCGTCGACGCGATCCCGGTCCCCAGATGCACGAGCACCGTCCCCCGCCCACGATCAGCGTCCCGCCTGCCAGGAGCGAGCGGGCCATCGTGGCGGCCATCGTCGCTCGCCCTGCCTGCGAGGGTACGGGGGAGCGCGAGTGCCTCCGCGTCGGCCCGGACCCGACGTGCGAGCGCTTGCACGGCGGCCGTCTACCCCCGCCCCACAACGACGGAGGGCGGGCCTCCCGTGCCCGGAGAGGAAACAACACCCGCCCGACGGCGCGGTCCCGACAACGACGGAGGGCGGGCCTCCCGTGCCCGAAGAGGACACAACACCCGCCCGACGCGCAGTCCCGGAACGACGGAGGGCGGGCCTCCCGTCATGGGAGACCCGCCCTCCGGCGGTGCTGGTGCTGCCTACTTGGCGGCGACGACCTTCAGCGAGATGGTCGCGACGATGTCCTCGCGCAGACGCACGGTGGCCTCGTGGTCACCGACGGTCTTGATGGTCGCAGGGACCTCGACCTTGCGCTTGTCGAGCGAGCCGACGCCCTGCGCCTTGACGGCGTCAGCGACGTCGCCCGGGCGGACGGAGCCGAACAGACGTCCGTCCTTGCCGGCCTTGACCGACAGCTGGATGGTGGCGTTCTCGAGCTTCATCTTGAGGTCCTGGGCCTCTTCGATGGTGGCGAGCTCGCGCGCGGCACGAGCAGCACGGATCGACTCGATCTGCTTCTCGCCGCCCTTCGACCACGACACGGCGAAGCCCTGCGGGATCAGGTAGTTGCGGGCGTAGCCGTTCTTGACGTCGACGACGTCACCGGCGGAACCGAGGCCGGAGACCTCGTGGGTGAGGATGAGCTTCGACATGTGTCGACCTCCGATCAGCGGCCGGAGCCGGCGTAGGGGAGGAGCGCCATCTCACGGGCGTTCTTCACGGCACGGGCGATGAGGCGCTGCTCCTGGACGGAGACGCCGGTGATGCGACGGGCGCGGATCTTGCCACGCTCCGAGATGAACTTGCGAAGGGTCGCAACGTCCTTGTAGTCGATGACGCCGACCTTGATCGCCTTCGCGGGAGCGGCGTTCTTGCCGCCCTTGCCGCGAGGCTTCCGGCGGTCGCCGGTGCTCTTTCCAGCCATTGTGTGTCCTTAGAGAAGAAGAAGTTGTGTCGTCAGACCGCTGAGGATCAGAACGGGGTCTCGTCGTCGTAGGTGCCGCCGGGGGTGGACCACACGTCGTTCGACTGTGCGTTGCCGCCGCCCTGCTGACCACCCTGCGGGGACCACGGGGCGTCAGACTGCCCGCCGCCGCCGTTGTTCCAGCCACCGCCGTTGCCGCCACCGGAGTTGCCCCCGGCGCCGCCACCGACCTGGCCGCGTCCACCGCCACCGCCGCTGCCACCCGGCGCGCGGGTGATCTGGGCGGTCGCGTACCGCAGCGAGGGGCCGATCTCGTCGACCTCGAGCTCGATGCTCGTCCGCTGCTGACCCTCACGGTCCTGGTAGGAACGCTGACGCAGACGACCCTGCGCGATGACGCGCGAGCCCTTCGTCAGCGACCCCGCCACGTGCTCGGCGAACTCGCGCCACACACTCGCACGGAGGAACAGCGCGTCGCCGTCCTTCCACTCGTTCGCCTGACGGTCGAACGTGCGAGGAGTCGACGCGATGGTGAAGTTCGCCACGGCGAGCCCGTTCTGCGTGTAGCGCAGCTCCGGGTCCGCGGTGAGGTTGCCCACCACCGTGATGACGGTTTCGCCGGCCACGGGCTACTCGGCGCTCGCGGTCGCGGTGGCCGACGCGTTGGCGGCCTTGCGGGCGGCACGGGCCTCGTCG encodes the following:
- a CDS encoding AAA family ATPase, with protein sequence MPAKTKVTICYGPPSWFEEVLGKGARTYLLDALNERDAAMRRHRHTIDGQERSVEEEVAPRVKRLIAMTGDYASVSEHAITNFVGLVREIDPKRLVLHNPPELVHAQLKRAFPTEILRFEYPVLKRDALRMFRDGFGGRLVGQAAVRERMLAALYPLTTPRRSKPVVLMFYGPSGVGKTETAQFVNDLIGGTLLRKQFSMFHSEKFASYVFGGAHSEGSFARDLLDRSSGVILLDEFDKAASVFHSAFYEVFDEGVFEDKNYRVRLGPALIICTSNYESEGDIRNALGEALYSRFDALIRFAALSRDEIALVIRRLVDDRFTRLTSEDGALLSADAISEELIERAGRVGNVRKLGKLVDEVIALKLVRAVLSSTDADACPDIAVEGA
- a CDS encoding DUF6414 family protein, with translation MMLVKVVYFDEESASDLLDIAAGGKEIASKEQTRERMAEVEAEASTKAAARFNWLPFFGASAQVGAAASASALGRNILNKTLSNTILTDYLRKLDELGGVKRLAEMRVSAPSESAAYMKMFTPYLAMLKIDELPVNLAEIDSALMSAKGYYELLGKGNDGLKSILRFNIQAFRNNYGLADLGRMNLVFHGIHVGQASEESLTMTAEMNPDGRGSEEVTGLDVVDGPRPPVRDVLDVYDVVLAGVEHAG
- the dnaB gene encoding replicative DNA helicase — its product is MSIAHLEPAPQEYAERNTDRTPPHDMLAEQSTIGGMMLSKDAVADVIETARGVDFYIPKHEVIFDAILSLYSHGEPTDVIAVTDELTKTGLLSRGGGAEYLHSLTSMVPTAANAGYYAAIVAEKAVLRRLVEAGTRIVQMGYASEGEVTDLVNSAQAEVYNVAGGVQTEDYVPLTEAIGTAIDEIEAAKGRDGQMTGVPTGFAQLDGLTNGFHPGQLIIVAARPALGKSTLALDLCRAAALKHNQTAAFFSLEMGRAEIAMRLLSAESSVPLQNMRKGTVDTRDWTTIAQTRGRINDAPFFIDDSPNMTLVEIRAKCRRLKQQHNLKLVVIDYLQLMTSGKRVESRQQEVSEFSRALKLMAKELQVPVIALSQLNRGPEQRADKKPMISDLRESGSIEQDADMVILLHRESAYEKDNPRQGEADLIVAKHRNGPTDTITVAFHGMFSRFVDMPQ
- the rplI gene encoding 50S ribosomal protein L9; this encodes MSKLILTHEVSGLGSAGDVVDVKNGYARNYLIPQGFAVSWSKGGEKQIESIRAARAARELATIEEAQDLKMKLENATIQLSVKAGKDGRLFGSVRPGDVADAVKAQGVGSLDKRKVEVPATIKTVGDHEATVRLREDIVATISLKVVAAK
- the rpsR gene encoding 30S ribosomal protein S18 is translated as MAGKSTGDRRKPRGKGGKNAAPAKAIKVGVIDYKDVATLRKFISERGKIRARRITGVSVQEQRLIARAVKNAREMALLPYAGSGR
- a CDS encoding single-stranded DNA-binding protein; protein product: MAGETVITVVGNLTADPELRYTQNGLAVANFTIASTPRTFDRQANEWKDGDALFLRASVWREFAEHVAGSLTKGSRVIAQGRLRQRSYQDREGQQRTSIELEVDEIGPSLRYATAQITRAPGGSGGGGGRGQVGGGAGGNSGGGNGGGWNNGGGGQSDAPWSPQGGQQGGGNAQSNDVWSTPGGTYDDETPF